Below is a genomic region from Telmatobacter sp. DSM 110680.
CGCAAATGGCACCCCCGTGTTCTGTCCATCCATTCCGTGGCATGCGACGCAATAGTGGGAGAAAGCTTCTTTCCCGTCGGCCAGAGTTTCGGGTGATAACCTGATCGGATTTCTCTGACTTCTGTTCCCCACGAACAGGTTGTGCTTCATTCTCAGCATGACCCGGTCTTCAATGACGCCGGGCCGCTGGGCCTTCATTCCGTGAGCCACAATGAACAAGGGCCACACGGAAAGTCCAAGGACGAAGATCAGTACAGAAATCAAAATCCACCGGATCATCTCTATCCCACCACGTGAATGGTCAGCGTCATCTGCCCGTGACCGGATCCGCAAAACACTGAGCAATGACCGACAAATGTACCAGTTATTGAAGGAGTGAAACTCATCTCCGCACTCTTTCCTTTTCCTGCATGCAGATCAAGATTGAGTTCTCGAATGCGAACTCCATGAGCAACATCCTCGCTCGTCAACACCAGATCTACGGCTTCACCTTTCTTCAACGTGATTTCGGCCGGCTCGAACGCGAATCTTTTCGCGATCACTTCAACGCGGTGTGGACTGGCCGGCGTTGCAGTGGAAGTGCACATGAAGACCAGGAGAAGCACAGTTACCAAGACTCGAGATATAAGCGCGATTCTCCGGTATGGATGGTCCTTTTCAACTAAGCTGGTATGCTCCGTTCCAAAGAACTCCCTCTGAAAATTGATCGGCACAATGACTCCGGCGTTTGTATTGTCTTCATGACTTGCGACACTGATTAACCTAGTGCACTCTCGCAAAGGGGGTGTCATGCATGTGTCAGTGGATTGTCATGACTTTGTCGCTTACTCTGGCGATTGATTGAAAGTGCACTTTTTTCTCAGCCTTCTCAGACGCTATCGCGATTCAGACGAGATTTGCTTTTGGCAGACTGTCGCTTCCGATGACATTCCGCTGACAAAGAGAAGACTCTCCATTGACACCCTGAGAATCTACCGAAGATACGGTAGAGCCATGTTGCTAAGCGCGCATCTGTCGATCACCTTGCGTTCAAGCGCTCGAAACCTCGGAGTCGTTTGCGCAATTCTGTTGTGCCTGATTCCGGCTCTATCGGCTCAAGACAAGCCTCTAATTTCGGGAGGGGTTGGATTGGTAACCAGCACGAATGGCGGGAACACAACCTACATACCGGTCATCTCCCCTTTGCTAGCCGCGCCGCTGGGGAATCATCTCCTCGTCGAGAGCCGCGCCACCATCCTTGACTCGTACTTTCCCAAGGGAAATGGTCAGCCGGGATATACCAGTTCTTCGTTTCTGGGTCTTTCCTATCTCCAGTTGAATTACCTCGCGAATTCGCACATG
It encodes:
- a CDS encoding cytochrome c, whose protein sequence is MIRWILISVLIFVLGLSVWPLFIVAHGMKAQRPGVIEDRVMLRMKHNLFVGNRSQRNPIRLSPETLADGKEAFSHYCVACHGMDGQNTGVPFADRMSPPVPSLASAEIQSYTDGQLKWVIDNGIWPSGMPGSKGTLSDEEIWSIVIYLRHLPPAGTAGEPEMYSH
- a CDS encoding cupredoxin domain-containing protein, whose product is MLLLVFMCTSTATPASPHRVEVIAKRFAFEPAEITLKKGEAVDLVLTSEDVAHGVRIRELNLDLHAGKGKSAEMSFTPSITGTFVGHCSVFCGSGHGQMTLTIHVVG